One genomic segment of Helianthus annuus cultivar XRQ/B chromosome 14, HanXRQr2.0-SUNRISE, whole genome shotgun sequence includes these proteins:
- the LOC110907284 gene encoding uncharacterized protein LOC110907284, whose translation MWRAELNKIATVDNLRRRNIEVQDASCVLCNDGEDSVFHIFSSCYVGFKDVALIHEFVGLKGAQKEAFKGVTRIGVWCIWKARNKARFENKEVRIEEIINEVKALGSVVLFGPSFLRVSFLF comes from the exons ATGTGGAGAGCCGAATTGAACAAAATTGCTACGGTTGATAATCTGAGAAGAAGAAACATTGAGGTTCAAGACGCGTCATGTGTGTTATGCAATGATGGTGAGGATTCGGTCTTTCACATCTTTTCGTCTTGTTATGTTGGCTTTAAAGATGTTGCTTTGATCCATGAGTTCGTGGGTTTGAAAGGGGCTCAAAAGGAAGCTTTCAAAGGTGTTACTAGGATTGGAGTTTGGTGTATCTGGAAAGCTAGAAATAAAGCGAGGTTCGAAAATAAGGAGGTTAGAATTGAGGAGATTATTAATGAAGTCAAGGCGCTTG gCTCGGTGGTGTTGTTTGGCCCCTCGTTTTTGAGGGTGTCGTTTTTGTTTTAA